From Mytilus galloprovincialis chromosome 9, xbMytGall1.hap1.1, whole genome shotgun sequence, the proteins below share one genomic window:
- the LOC143044699 gene encoding serine protease hepsin-like: MAILFTSLVGCVLIVSIYLDKVESECGISDKLHLSQHRIVGGQEAQPGTIPWIVMLTELGDHVCGGSIIGDRLILTAAHCFEDRVSLSVGRWKVIAGKHNVDKTDPHQREFSVQKIIMHSAYDSQTVANDLAILVLQDRIIYDDYIKPACLPDGHNYYIGQVCLTAGWGDTQATGNFDVLNQVDLAIISDSLCVRRDWYGSDFIPQTTFCAGYSQGGKDSCGGDSGGPFTCKVGRKWIQMGVTSWGILCGAPKWPGIYTDLTRYINWIRDQAQVVGLQLDS; encoded by the exons ATGGCCATTTTGTTTACATCGTTGGTTGGTTGTGTTCTTATTGTTTCAATATATCTGG ATAAAGTAGAAAGTGAATGTGGTATATCAGATAAGTTACACTTGAGTCAACACAGAATTGTGGGAGGACAAGAGGCACAACCAGGAACCATACCATGGATA GTGATGCTGACAGAACTTGGAGATCACGTGTGTGGTGGGAGTATTATTGGAGACCGGTTGATATTAACTGCTGCTCACTGTTTTGAAGA TAGGGTTAGTTTATCCGTTGGAAGATGGAAAGTCATTGCTGGGAAACATAATGTTGACAAAACTGACCCACATCAGAGAGAGTTTTCTGTACAAAAAATTATAATGCACTCGGCATACGATTCGCAAACTGTTGCAAATGACTTGGCCATTCTAGTGCTGCAAGACAGAATAATTTACGACGATTATATTAAACCTGCCTGCCTACCAGATGGTCATAACTATTACATAGGACAAGTTTGCTTAACGGCTGGCTGGGGAGATACACAAG CTACAGGGAACTTTGATGTCCTGAATCAAGTAGACTTAGCGATCATCTCTGACAGTTTATGTGTGAGACGTGACTGGTATGGAAGTGATTTCATCCCTCAGACAACATTCTGTGCAGGCTATTCTCAAGGTGGAAAAGATAGTTGTGGG GGTGACAGTGGCGGACCGTTCACATGCAAGGTTGGAAGGAAATGGATTCAAATGG gTGTTACGAGCTGGGGAATTCTATGTGGTGCACCTAAATGGCCAGGAATATATACAGACCTTACACGTTATATAAACTGGATTCGTGACCAAGCGCAAGTTGTCGGTCTTCAATTAGATTCTTGA
- the LOC143044700 gene encoding uncharacterized protein LOC143044700 isoform X2, whose amino-acid sequence MNYASLGANDDKEKILHDEPEVLSKPRIFLLNLSWYGLSLMFLLLSVEVVPAQVHALVGDAAKGRWLGGMIAGGAAVTFFLSPCIGMASDRLTLQIGKRRPIMIFGTTGLCIGLIGMALSASHIKISRGTNSTLVNGTCYRDLVEHRCKPYYNGTTNLHTHRIHNGNPSSLLVSGSGNAVDLDPEPPGDLALYIIFYLLVTAMFATINVPYNALIADKSNSSQRGFNSGVMGCMILLGNVSGAAVGTCFTEIGVIGAYATAISVVIISVCVTVFTTTENPGKVVNEPVGCIAIFCGFWQPLKEHDFRWVFITRFLMQQGVSTVTGFLEYWVSDMIQLPFCWNAARTVAFILLPLLFSASIGSVIMGIVSDRIGKRKIIVIIAAVMMSISCTALTFVNGENAFWMAFIIAFFFGMGLGTFQSIDFALVMDVLPDEKDKAKDIAVWHQALVLPNAIATPTGGIILDYFESVDCTIGLGYIILFAVTAFYFLLSAIFVTKIKRAN is encoded by the exons ATGAATTATGCAAGTCTAGG GGCTAATGATGACAAGGAGAAGATACTACACGATGAACCAGAGGTACTGAGTAAACCACGTATCTTCTTGCTCAATCTTTCTTGGTATGGACTGAGTTTGATGTTTCTTCTCTTATCTGTGGAAG TTGTACCAGCTCAAGTCCATGCTTTGGTCGGAGATGCTGCTAAAGGGCGTTGGTTAGGAGGAATGATTGCAGGTGGTGCAG CTGTAACGTTTTTCCTCAGTCCTTGTATTGGTATGGCCAGTGATAGACTAACGTTACAGATTGGCAAAAGACGTCCAATTATGATCTTTGGTACTACAGGTTTATG TATTGGTCTAATTGGAATGGCATTGAGTGcatctcatatcaaaatatc TCGTGGCACAAACTCAACATTAGTAAATGGAACT TGTTACAGGGATTTAGTGGAACACAGATGTAAACCATACTACAATGGCACAACAAATCTACATACTCATCGTATACATAATGGAAATCCGAGTTCCCTGCTGGTATCAGGTTCAGGAAATGCTGTAGATTTAGACCCAGAGCCTCCTGGAGATCTAG CATTATACATAATTTTCTACTTACTGGTGACAGCCATGTTTGCAACCATCAACGTTCCTTACAATGCACTGATAGCTGACAAATCAAATTCATCCCAAAGAG gtTTTAATTCTGGTGTAATGGGTTGTATGATTTTGTTAGGTAATGTTAGCGGAGCAGCTGTTGGTACTTGTTTTACA GAAATTGGTGTTATAGGAGCTTATGCCACAGCCATATCAGTAGTTATAATCAGTGTATGTGTCACTGTTTTTACAACAACCGAAAATCCTGGAAAAGTAGTGAACGAACCAGTTG GTTGTATTGCAATATTTTGTGGATTTTGGCAACCACTTAAAG aacaTGATTTTAGATGGGTTTTTATAACAAGATTTTTAATGCAACAAGGTGTATCCACAGTTACAGG ATTCCTGGAATATTGGGTGTCAGATATGATACAGTTGCCTTTTTGTTGGAATGCTGCAAGGACAGTGGCTTTCATTTTACTGCCTTTACTGTTTTCAGCATCCATTGG TTCAGTTATTATGGGAATTGTTTCAGACAGAATTGGCAAACGAAAAATAATTGTGATAATAGCAG CGGTAATGATGAGTATAAGCTGCACGGCCCTGACATTTGTAAATGGTGAAAACGCCTTTTGGATGGCGTTTATTATAGCCTTTTTCTTtg GAATGGGTTTAGGAACTTTCCAGTCGATAGACTTTGCATTAGTAATGGATGTTTTACCTGATGAAAAAGACAAAGCAAAAGACATAGCAGTATGGCACCAAGCTTTAGTCCTCCCAAATGCCATAGCAACCCCAACTGGAGGAATTATTTTGGATTATTTTGAAAGTGTTGATTGTACAATAGGTTTaggttatataattttatttgcggTGACTgcattttactttttgttgagtgctatttttgtcacaaaaattaaACGTGCAAATTGA
- the LOC143044700 gene encoding uncharacterized protein LOC143044700 isoform X1, which yields MSKEKGELDMTILDSQKPAKYYTEENQANDDKEKILHDEPEVLSKPRIFLLNLSWYGLSLMFLLLSVEVVPAQVHALVGDAAKGRWLGGMIAGGAAVTFFLSPCIGMASDRLTLQIGKRRPIMIFGTTGLCIGLIGMALSASHIKISRGTNSTLVNGTCYRDLVEHRCKPYYNGTTNLHTHRIHNGNPSSLLVSGSGNAVDLDPEPPGDLALYIIFYLLVTAMFATINVPYNALIADKSNSSQRGFNSGVMGCMILLGNVSGAAVGTCFTEIGVIGAYATAISVVIISVCVTVFTTTENPGKVVNEPVGCIAIFCGFWQPLKEHDFRWVFITRFLMQQGVSTVTGFLEYWVSDMIQLPFCWNAARTVAFILLPLLFSASIGSVIMGIVSDRIGKRKIIVIIAAVMMSISCTALTFVNGENAFWMAFIIAFFFGMGLGTFQSIDFALVMDVLPDEKDKAKDIAVWHQALVLPNAIATPTGGIILDYFESVDCTIGLGYIILFAVTAFYFLLSAIFVTKIKRAN from the exons ATGAGCAAGGAGAAGGGAGAACTTGACATGACCATTCTGGACTCTCAAAAACCAGCAAAATATTACACGGAGGAAAATCA GGCTAATGATGACAAGGAGAAGATACTACACGATGAACCAGAGGTACTGAGTAAACCACGTATCTTCTTGCTCAATCTTTCTTGGTATGGACTGAGTTTGATGTTTCTTCTCTTATCTGTGGAAG TTGTACCAGCTCAAGTCCATGCTTTGGTCGGAGATGCTGCTAAAGGGCGTTGGTTAGGAGGAATGATTGCAGGTGGTGCAG CTGTAACGTTTTTCCTCAGTCCTTGTATTGGTATGGCCAGTGATAGACTAACGTTACAGATTGGCAAAAGACGTCCAATTATGATCTTTGGTACTACAGGTTTATG TATTGGTCTAATTGGAATGGCATTGAGTGcatctcatatcaaaatatc TCGTGGCACAAACTCAACATTAGTAAATGGAACT TGTTACAGGGATTTAGTGGAACACAGATGTAAACCATACTACAATGGCACAACAAATCTACATACTCATCGTATACATAATGGAAATCCGAGTTCCCTGCTGGTATCAGGTTCAGGAAATGCTGTAGATTTAGACCCAGAGCCTCCTGGAGATCTAG CATTATACATAATTTTCTACTTACTGGTGACAGCCATGTTTGCAACCATCAACGTTCCTTACAATGCACTGATAGCTGACAAATCAAATTCATCCCAAAGAG gtTTTAATTCTGGTGTAATGGGTTGTATGATTTTGTTAGGTAATGTTAGCGGAGCAGCTGTTGGTACTTGTTTTACA GAAATTGGTGTTATAGGAGCTTATGCCACAGCCATATCAGTAGTTATAATCAGTGTATGTGTCACTGTTTTTACAACAACCGAAAATCCTGGAAAAGTAGTGAACGAACCAGTTG GTTGTATTGCAATATTTTGTGGATTTTGGCAACCACTTAAAG aacaTGATTTTAGATGGGTTTTTATAACAAGATTTTTAATGCAACAAGGTGTATCCACAGTTACAGG ATTCCTGGAATATTGGGTGTCAGATATGATACAGTTGCCTTTTTGTTGGAATGCTGCAAGGACAGTGGCTTTCATTTTACTGCCTTTACTGTTTTCAGCATCCATTGG TTCAGTTATTATGGGAATTGTTTCAGACAGAATTGGCAAACGAAAAATAATTGTGATAATAGCAG CGGTAATGATGAGTATAAGCTGCACGGCCCTGACATTTGTAAATGGTGAAAACGCCTTTTGGATGGCGTTTATTATAGCCTTTTTCTTtg GAATGGGTTTAGGAACTTTCCAGTCGATAGACTTTGCATTAGTAATGGATGTTTTACCTGATGAAAAAGACAAAGCAAAAGACATAGCAGTATGGCACCAAGCTTTAGTCCTCCCAAATGCCATAGCAACCCCAACTGGAGGAATTATTTTGGATTATTTTGAAAGTGTTGATTGTACAATAGGTTTaggttatataattttatttgcggTGACTgcattttactttttgttgagtgctatttttgtcacaaaaattaaACGTGCAAATTGA